The sequence GCGATACGGGTACCAGTGTGATACCGCGGTTTGCCATGGCACCCAGCCCCAGTTGCAGCGCCTGGAGCGTTTCCGGATAAGGGTGGCCGATGCCTATGGCGTAACCGTGTTGTCGGGCGATGGCTTCCAGTTTACTGAGCTGAGCGAGTATGGCCTCGGGGTCGCGCGTATTGTCGAGAAACACATTGCGCGATGCGCTAGCGAGGCCCATGGTCTGTGCGATGTCTTCGGCAATGCTGTCGGCACTGGTCCGGCTGTCGATAAAATAAAAGCGCTTCGCATCCAGTTCAGCCATCAACCAGTGCATATGGTCGCTGCTTGCGGTGAGTCGACTGCCGCCGTGGTTGTTCAGCCCCACTGCATAAGGCACGGCATCGAGCATGGCGCCGCAGCGTTCGCGAAATTCGGTTTCATCCTGAGAGATTGCCAGCCCCTGTTCCCATGGGCGCGGTGTCACCGGCTCCATTGGAGCGTGAACCATCACCTCTTTGCCTGCAATATGAGCCGTTTCGGCCAGGGTTGTGGCGTAGGGGGTGAACGGAATAATTGCGGCGGTGAGCGGCCAGGGCAAAGCGAGTATTTCAGTACCCAGCGTATGTTTGTACCCCAGGTCGTCGATGATGATGGCAACCTTGGGTGCGTTAGCGAGCAACTGGGCCTGGCTGGGCGATTGTGCGTGAGCGGCTTCGGTTAACCAGGCGAGCCCAATCAACAGGGTGCGCAGCAGTAAGCCCGCACCCGGCTGCAAGCATGGTGGCATGTGCAAACTAACCTGCACTCGCCTGGCTTGAGGATAACTGCGCTGGCGCGGGTTGAGATGCACCGTGTTTTTGTTGAGACTCTTTAAACAACGTAAGGCTTTTTAAT comes from Teredinibacter turnerae and encodes:
- a CDS encoding divergent polysaccharide deacetylase family protein; this translates as MPPCLQPGAGLLLRTLLIGLAWLTEAAHAQSPSQAQLLANAPKVAIIIDDLGYKHTLGTEILALPWPLTAAIIPFTPYATTLAETAHIAGKEVMVHAPMEPVTPRPWEQGLAISQDETEFRERCGAMLDAVPYAVGLNNHGGSRLTASSDHMHWLMAELDAKRFYFIDSRTSADSIAEDIAQTMGLASASRNVFLDNTRDPEAILAQLSKLEAIARQHGYAIGIGHPYPETLQALQLGLGAMANRGITLVPVSRLLAQKSAARQLADSTAHPR